DNA from Rosa rugosa chromosome 6, drRosRugo1.1, whole genome shotgun sequence:
AGTGTATTATTGATTTCCTAAGTATTTTAGGATTTGGTGTCCTTAATTGtttatagggctaaatactagttagtaccatgtggtttaggtccaaaatcaattcagtccctggacttctaatttcatcaaaaacacccctgcactttcaattttgatctaataggtccaattcgttaatattctttcaaatagttggattatttgttgaaaaactatttatttttaatagtaagactcactcctaaattgacaatgcagaccaccttgacgccacatcataaaacataggccatatatgatccacattaacaagttaaataactcaattgtcggaaaactaacaaattggacctattagatcaaaattgaaagtgcaggggtgtttttgatgaaattagaagttcaaggactgaattgattttggacctaaaccacagggtagtaatttgtatttagcccttgtttatatttcttttaacaCAAAAAGATTTGTTTTTCCTTGTAGAAGGTGGATTAGGGTAAAAAACTGTtagattgtttttgttttggcacGGCAACTATTCTTGGAGGGTGGAAAAACAGACGGCCATAAAGAGGACCTGCAACGCAAGAATGTTTGGGAATTCTTGCTTGCTTGCTTAAGTTTGAGTCTTCACAatagtcaaaacacttggttcATGTATAAGTGTTCTTGATCATCTTTCATATGCATATATTCTCTTGAGGTCAATAGAGAGGCTGTGAAGAAAGTAGAGCAATATTTGgcgatcgttcaagtgaagaaggagttcaagacgGAAGACAAACTTCGTATTAATTTTGTCTAatcattgtagccgagctagtgctattcaagtttgtaaagaacatatccttcatcataaattaattcttattttgggttctcaagagtaagagccccgtagtgtttttaatctcatatttgaggttttcactgcataaccaaaatctggtgttctgtttgttaattttggtttctgctgcccagtaaggattgatctgTGCATTGCAATCTccgttttccagaaaacacattctgtccttgtatttcgCTCGacatcagagcaggttctaaaACTTTTTAGTTGATCCGTGATCAAGGATGGAACGTGAATATAACAGAGCCTCCAGTTTGATAAATTGCCCccctttgtttgatggtgaagattactcacaatggaagatcatgatgaggGCATTCCTCTACTCTCAGAATTAAAATATGTGGAATATAGTTGAGACTGGATGAGAACACCCCACCAAGGCTGAAgactcaaagaaagtagaagggaCATCTGCAAGAGTTCTTAAGCCTAGGAAGGAATGGACAAAAGAGGAGGTTCGGAATAGAAGTTGTGATTTCAAGGCACGAAATTCCTTATAGACAGCTTTAtccaagaaggagagggtgAGAATCAGCCATTGTGATACGGCTAAAcaagcatgggatcttcttcaggtcacttatgaaggaaataaaaaggttAGAGGTCAGAAGCTTCAGAGTCTTGTTTTGGAGTTTGAGAACATGCAAATGGGGGAGGATGAATCAATAGATGATTTTCATGCTCGTCTTATGAATGTGACAAGTCAGTGTCACAGTCTTGGTGATCCTTTTGAAGAGCCTCGGATTGTCAAAAAAATACTTAGGTCTCTttcatcaaagtttcaatccaAACAGACAGCTATAGAGGAGACTCAATACCTAGACACCTATTCTCTTGACAAACTTATAGGTAATGTAATACCCtgaaaatttgttattaatttctcaGAATTTCCTGGAATTAATAATATGTTCGTTAGTACGATTTTGTGGTTCGAGGATAAAGCGAAATTGTTTCGGACGATTAATTATTCGAAATACACGTTTTAGAGGGGTtatgaagtttgactttttatacgttatgattttgtgaaaacttccttcacagaAATCGTAGAgagcgtcgatacgagttcgtgcatatgtggaacgcaaaaatcggagttcgtatgaagaagttatggccattggaaaacATTTCCATTTTGAGATATATAGGAAAAAACcgaaaaaaatatcagaaaatcagAATTTCCAAATCTGGAAACTCCTTCTATCTCTTCCGGATTTCGGATTTGAGCGATTTTGGGTGATTTCGGCCTCTTTCTTTTTGAGGTAAATTTCGGCCTCTAGACTTGAAatttgactttggtgtagttatgaaagttgtaattggagttgagatgaagaacttttgtgttggaagttttgtcaaattttgactttggggcGGTGGCGGCGCCGctactgtggtggtggtttccaaCCACTTCCGACCACCCCTGGAAcagtttttgttcctctttttattctacacatcgatacgatcatttcgatatatagtttgtaatttttggaaatcgtatgagcaagttatgaattttcaaagttttagggttttcggttagatcggttttcgatccgttaGGAGTCGGCCGTCCGATTGACttatagttttgatatgttgatcgtataagtatttcgaagacctcgagtggtctcggatgaagtttcgcctcaatCGGCATTACTTTTGGAATTTTAGGGCAAATGGGAGTTCGAAATTTAATCGTTTTTGATTCGTGgactaagttaagatcgtattgtacttaggtgattgacggtgcATATTTGATCCCTTATATGCAgtgagaagacgcagcaggagttagaggtgagtaaatctcacgtggttcatttaggaaccgagttatttaattgtcggaattgattgataattgtaaatcgttttcaaaaataaagatttgtttgaaataatatgaactcgatcgactacggttcatagggctacggctcacaggtaaaaaaatgaatttattggttttaatacgtatgaactatagtggatgactacgtgtgtatatatatatatagaaccttgctcaggtgcggatatccgcacctaagcaaaaacgtacggattttgtgtttttccccacttttcgatcacacattcacatcttaaccgttcagtttttaggtcctaatgtatagatcatctctgcaaaatttcagccaatttggtgatcgttaagtcATCCAAAACTGCagtttacacgaacgaaccgaatctgtcgaaccggaaccgttcgtatatattgttgtaatttgcagttttgaatgtcttaatgatcaccaaatgggctgaaattttgcagaggtgatctatacattaggacctaaaaactgaacggatAAGAtatgaaaatgtgatcggaaagtgggtacaaaccggaaatccgcacctaagcaaaaagtgcggacgtccgcagccaagaagggctatatatatatatatatacgtgaaatatatatatctggatgatgtggcattgtgatatgtagactttttaatgatttatattgttgaaagagtgattTGGAGTTGTGGTGTGACATTTGTGAGTCATGTGGGATTTTGTTCAAATGTTTTCtgatctacggatctggtgtcatAGTGGTGACAGTTTCTGATCTATGGATTTAGTGTCACAGTAGTGACAGAGACAATTattatcgtaaggctgaaccttgGTCGAGATGACAAGTTATGATTCAGTTAGAGGTCTGGTCTGTCTGCAAGGGTACTATCATGGTGGTAACTGTGTGTTATTGCACCATGAGTACGTAAATTTGAAAGAGAGTTTCGGGTGGttgctttcttttgttgtccaagagggacatgAGTTTCATATTATGTTGTGAGTTGGattaatatgattttatcaCTTCGTGATTTAttgggagttgatgggtgatcatctactttagttgAAGCTGATGGGTGATCctcgactatcgactttagtttggagttgatgggtaatcattgactttagtgtgagttgtttgacttcttcattgatTGTCATTTTCATTCTAATtgtgtaatctcctgaactaaactatacgcagggattactatggtttTGGTTGTATACTTTTGGTgatttcctgaactaaaattCTATGCAGGGGTTGCCAGTTTTCACTTAGTATGATTTGATTTGTCACGGGTGTGATGTGtgttccttaaaaagaaaaagaaaaggatttgtTGTTAGAattaatcattgtgttgatttaTTGTTCTTGAGTTGACAAGACGTTTTGTGGTTATTtaagtttactcacacgagcttgcaaaagcttaccaggtttgtcgtttcaacccggtgcactattccacggtgtagggttattgtgcaggtcggAGTAACAGTCATCGAAGCTGAGggttggttgctgttgtagCTTGGACGTTGAAGTGTACGTTAGTTTTATTCTTCcgttgtgtagtgagtgtgtttacttattgaattgtcgaTCAGTTTATTTGTAAACTCTTTGTATATTAATATGTggctctaaagaacgagtctgtatttgatgttggtgagctcggtttgttttattgcttaatttaaatgaagaattttctatgtgttttcttgtgcttgttaagtttcgcgtttcggattcgaaatttctttattcgaaattcggggcgtgacagctaATCTCAACTCCTAGTGTAGAATGAATCGGTTAACTCCTATCCCTAGAATCCAAAGGTAAATGAGAATAGTCTTCCTCCTTATTACTTCCCCCTTGATGTAGATCCCGATGTTCACTAGATGACGGAATAGGCGGTGAACCATTAGAACTCAAATCCGAAAATGTAGTCCGACTAGTAGAGTGATCCCTAGAGGTGTTTTCGgatgaagaattagaagcttgAGACTTTGAAGATGTAGAATGAGATAAAGAGGTTTTCCTTCCTTGTGCATCTCCGGGAAGTACATTTTCTTCCTCCCCGGCTTCCTTATCCACCCCTTTATTTCTTCCTTTTGTATACAAAGTCACATCACCCACTCCAATTTTCgggggtacattttcttccccctGGTTCCCATCCTCCTTTGAAATAAAAGTATGATGCATATGCACATTATCATTAGCAACATGGCCAAGAGGTACATTTTCTCCCCCCCTGGCCCCATATGAATGCAACACATTATCATCAGCACTAGCAATGTAATCCTCTACTAACACATGATCATCATCATTAGAATATGAAAGTGAAGAATGGAGATCATGTATAGGGGTGGAAACATGTGTATCGTAAGAATGTGATGTGGGGTCAGTGAGAGCATACATGTCATCATGCACATTCAAAGGGGAGTATGAAGATTTAGGCATGCGTACCGTATTGTCATAAACCCTCCCACTTCGAAGTGTAGTAATAGCCTTAACTTGTTCATGTCTCGGATTTTGATCCGGTTGTGTAGGTAATGCACAATGTGGACGTGCTCCAAGCTCTTTAGCTAATTGTCCCATTAGGACTTCTAATTTTCCCACACATTGAGCAAGTGAACTTTGACCTTGAGCAAGAATATTAAGAGTTTGATCGGTCTTCGCTTGGCTTTGTGTAAGAGAAGTATGACTTTGGGCTAGGGCAGCCAATATATCATCCATATGAGACTTCTTTGGTTCCGGTTGTGGTGCTTGCCTAGTTTGAAATCCGGGAGGAGCATTTTGTGTAGGATTAACACCCCCAAATGAATGAGAACTTTGACAAAACCCTTGAGTATCATGTGGGGCTCCTCCATAAGCATGTGTAGCACCAAAAGATGGCTCTTGGCCTTGAGAATTGTAACGAGATGCTTGCTGCCCATAATGATTTTGTCCACCAAATTGTGTGTTTCCATGACCGTGGGGACCAAAAGATGAAGAATTAAGGCCTTGATTCCCTCCATATGAATGAGAACCACCTTGGTGTGCATTAGAGGACCCTCCACTATCTTTCCATGAGAAATTTGGGTGGTTACGCCAACCCGGATCATATGTAGTAGAATAAGGATCATTTCTTGGTGGCCTTTGATAAGAATTAATAGCTCTAACTTGCTTCTTAACAAATTCCAGAAATTGTGAAGCCAAGTGACAATCATGAGTAGAATGATgtggagagagtgagagaccaAGAACGGCCCCCCTCAATGCACACTGGAAATAATATGTGAATGTAGGGTATCTAATGGCCTATATACAGAGAGTTCAGTGTGTGTAGTGTAATGCACTCACACAGAGTGATTCAATTAGTGTGCAATGAGTTATTTTTTAAGGAGAATTCCTGATCGTCAATAATTAAGTGGATGAGATTTTCTActttttgaaaagcaacaaACTCCAGCCACATAGAGTAAAGGCAAAGCGACATGGTGCCACAAAACCCATTGTGATACAGGCATTCAAAGTTGTATATATGTGTCAGTGTGTGCCTGTGTGTacataaattatgcatgcagctCTTAAGTTATCCACATATCCCTTATTTCTCTCTGTGAGCTAATTCCCATTTTGTAGTCTTGTGATCataaatcatcatcatcatcatcatatatatatatatagagccgttcgagagcggacgtccgcaaacccagaaaaagtgcggacgtcgctcctccggcctcgatcaagcttcgacggcgcggcgcggcttgccggaggggGGCTAGGGGTCTGAGAAGCCGGTAtgcagtcgggtggagtcgccggcgacgaggtTGCGGCGTTGCCCAGAAGCTTGCAGTTGCAGGTCCGGCCGCTGCCCAGAACGTGCAACCTCgatctcctccgacctcgatcgctgcccagaacggTCCGGGATGCCTCCGacctccctcctgcaagccaCGCGCCGCTGTCGCCGCCTGAAAGCTGctgctgcgtcgacgtccgcactttagtgACAGTGCGGACCTCCGCCTGTGatcgggcctctatatatatatagcgcttctccggtgcggacgtccgcactttttgcttaggtgcggatttccggttttgacccactttccgatcacattttcacatcttagccgttcagtttttaggtcataatgtagatcacctctacaaaatttcagccaatttggtgatcgttaaggcatccaaaactacaatttagcattataaatacgaacggttccggttcgacagattcggtccgtttgtataaattgcaattttggataccttaacgatcatcaaattggctgaaattttgcagagatgatctatacattaagatctaaaaactgaacggctaagatgtaaaaatgtgatcggaaagtgggtcaaaactggaaatccgcacctttttcttcggtgcggatatccgcatctgagcaaacttatatatatatatatatatatatatatatatatatatatatatatatatatatacagtccggctacactaaggatgtccttagtttttcttagatacgaatttccggttttcacccactttttgatcaaattttcacatcttaaccgttcagtttttaggtcctaatgtatagatcacctctacaaaatttcagccaaattggtgatcattaaggcatccaaaactgcaaattacaacaatgtaaacgaacggttccggttcgacagattcggttcgtgcgtgtaaattgcagttttggacgcgttaacgatcaccaaattggctgaaattttgcagaggtgatccatacattaggacctaaaaactgaacggttaagatgtgaaaatgtgatcggaaagtgggtgaaaacagtaaatccgtttcataagaaaaactaaggacatcattacctgagaaaaatcctatatcagtccggctacactaaggatgtccttagtttttctttagtacgaatttccggttttcacccattttccgatcaaattttcacatcttaaccgttcagtttttaggtcctaatgtatagatcacctctgcaaaatttcagccaaattggtgatcattaaggcatccaaaactgcaaattacaacaatgtataTATATGTCTCTAATAATCAGTCCTCTCCTGACTCTCCGTATTAATTTACAGGAATCGGACATCGATCTTTTGTGGTCTTAATTTGGCTGGGTGTACGTTTATAGTCAGACTCTCTAGAGCTCTATATTTGTCTCATAAAAACCTTGAGATCAATATGAATCCCCAGCAGCCCTCTGATGTATCGATTGAGTTAAGGTTTGATTCTTGACTTTTAGTTTCTAGATAAACGTTATATATCAGATAACAGAAAAGATCAATCTCTTCCAATATTAAACACCAACTGTGAAGTTATATCTTTGATTAACTAATGTAGTGACATGTTATTTGTTTACTTTACGTGCAGAATGTGTGAGCATCTAATTGTATATCTTGTTTACGTGCGGAATGTGTGAGGATCTAATTGTATATCTTGTTTATTAATTAGTAGCCCACATCGAAACTTAAGGGGGCGTTCTGACAATGAAGATGGAGCTGGACATAGACCGAGTATAATGTGACAAATATTATTACAGAGAATACTTGGTCCAAGTGATGATGAACCAACTAGTTATTTTCCGATATGGGAAGACATATTTAGAATATCTTGTGCACTTGCTGTCCTTCTTGATCCACTGTTCTGTTACATTCCTATCATTGATGAGGAACATGTGTGCTACTATTGGCACCAGAAATTGATGTGGACATTTGTTGGTTTACAATCCGTCATACAACTGTTTTATGCAATGgacatttttgttttctggaaaCGAGTTCATCGCAGACGTAATGCTAATAGGACAGTACAAGCGTGCATATTTAAGTGGTTACCTATTATACCTCgcatatatatttctcttcccaTTGCACAGGTATATATGTATGTACTAGCTCAATTCAATTTTTGTGTGTCTGTACGAAatgcttattttatttttttatttaatgtgCACACACAGTACTCTTTAGATCATATCTTCTTGATAATTAGCCCTATTTTTGTAAAAATTCTACTATGGACCAAAGTCCCGGTAGACCATTGGCAAAATGGGGTATTTGGGTGCAAAAAATACTGATTTTTTGCCTTGGTGCAGGTGGACCAAGGTCCACACAAGACTTTTGCTATTTTTGGGGTCGAACAATCGGGGCTCGAGAGGACCGCCTTACTTGGCTCCCATCGCTTAGGTCCCAGACTCCCAGATAGCTCTGAATCAAATCTTGTCGGTGTGGGGCATGTGACAACACCATCCGACATGAGATAGTAGTAGTTGCAAAATATTTTGATcgttattattttaattcatgtgtgttaaaaaaatttcttattTAGCTGAGGTAAAATTGTTGTGTAATGTGACTACAGGCAACAGTACTCATAGGAAGATATGCATATAATTGGGATAACTatatttttctagtttttttcTATCCGGTGCAATATACACTACGGACTTATGGCACCTTTGGACTGATCAAGCAACCTCCTAATATGGAAACTGGAATAGGAAGATGGCTTCAAGCTATACTGGATTTTCTTCCATTCATCATTGCTTCACATGTAAGTTGAATCTTATCTCCTATATAAGGGGAAAAAAATTCTCATGGTGACTCAAACCTAAGACCTTGATCATAGATAGTGAATACTCTAATCACTGAGCTAATACCACTTCGTCGATATTATTTGTTTTTATACTTCACGTAAAAACTTTTATATGAAATTCATTGTGAATTCTTTGTTGTTCCTCAGTTATTTGGGGCCTTGTGGTACCATTTTGCCGCTGAAAGACATGTAGGTTGTTGGGACAAAGCCTTGAGGGAGATTGAATTTGAAGGATGTGAAGCTCACCATAATTTCTACTGCGGTGGTCCCCCGCTGACTAACATTGAAAACTGCAGCATGAGGACTGATAAACAACGACAGTATCATCCTTATTCCTTCAAGGAAATGGCAACATATCTCAATGCATCATGCCCTATAAATCCAGAAAATACAACAAAGTTCGATTTTGGTATATATCAATATGCTCTTCGATCTGGCTTTACAAGATCACCATATCTTCCACGAAAGTTCCTGCAATCTTTTTGGTGGGGCTTGCGGAATTTGAGGTTTGCACAATATAAGTCCGCTTTAGATTTCATCctgagagggaaaaaaaaaaaaatttacacagCAATTGTGTTCCCTTAtctaatttgttaattaattcCTTTATTAcgttctttatttttattttttcgcaCGCAGTTCTTTTGGCTCAAACCTCCAGACCAGTTTCTATACGTTGGAAATTAGCTTCTCAATTTTGATATCTATAACGGGGCTAGCTCTGTTTTTAGTATATCTCAATGCAAGAGTGCAGGTTGGTGTTGATTAGTAGTATTCAAATAAATTCATCATACATGAAATGAAGCTGAACTCCGATTCACTTAACTTATGAACATATGCAGGTGTCACAAAAAAGATCTGATCGGATAAAATTACGACGAAAGATGCAAATGATGAATCTAGACATAGATTTGTGGTTAAGTAGAAATTACCTTTCTGGACACAATAAGGAGTTGAAGAAATTGATCATGAAAAACGTATAACAAAAGcttgaagaaaacaaagatgTTGATGTgcaaaatttcttctctcttcttcctatAGTACAGAAAAGACAGATCATGAGTCTTCCGCGCTTGACCTCTCTAAAGAAAGTAAGTGTAATTGATTAATTATCTATTAAATCCGCAGGAATATATAGATCCAAACCTTGATTACTATTAattgttaaaaaataaataataaaaacctGCAGTCTTGTTGGGATATCTGTCCATAAGAAGATCCTCATTATCGATAGATGTTTCTTATTGGTTTATTTCTGCATTTTAATTTCTTGATGAGTACTAATTGTACATATGCAATCAATTTTTGTAGGTACCGATGTTCAAAAATATGAATATACGAGTGTTGGAAGCAATTGTTAAACATCTTGAGCCAGTGACTATTACTAAAAACTGCTATATTATTCGAGAGGGGGAACCAGTTTGGAACATGCACTTCATCACGAATGGCACCGCAGTGAGCTACAAAACTGGTAATCATACCAATGTTGGTGGATGTATGAATGATTCCTCAATCATTAAGTGCCTTGGGACGAACTTTTAGATTGGGCATTTGTATTTGCCACTATATCTGATTTGCCCTTCTCCACCAAAACTGTCATGTCGCAGACAAGAGTTGAAGCATTATCTATCAGCGCTCCGTTGTCTCAAAATTTCGGTTGCATTTTAGTTTGAACCCGCCTGACCTAGAACATTCTCCATTGGAGCATAAGGCAGCTTCGTCCTTGCGAGCAACGTGGCGCGCAACAGCAAACCGCGGCAGTGGGTGGAGCAGATTGAGGGAATTATTACATGAAGTATGATCGATCTTGGACTTATTATATATGAAGtcaatttaccaaacactcagctgctttgcttttcagccacttattttcagaaataagcagaagccagtTTTTCTAAAAAACACAGTCATACCAAACATAGCCATAGTGTTGGTGTGGTGGTCGTCGACCTCCTTTTTTCTTGTCAAAATAATTGCTTGATTACATCTCTTCCTTTAATAAAGGTGATGAATGATAAAACAGCTAGTTGTTTCACCAGATTGAGTGTCTTCCATAA
Protein-coding regions in this window:
- the LOC133717906 gene encoding cyclic nucleotide-gated ion channel 1-like is translated as MWTFVGLQSVIQLFYAMDIFVFWKRVHRRRNANRTVQACIFKWLPIIPRIYISLPIAQATVLIGRYAYNWDNYIFLVFFYPVQYTLRTYGTFGLIKQPPNMETGIGRWLQAILDFLPFIIASHLFGALWYHFAAERHVGCWDKALREIEFEGCEAHHNFYCGGPPLTNIENCSMRTDKQRQYHPYSFKEMATYLNASCPINPENTTKFDFGIYQYALRSGFTRSPYLPRKFLQSFWWGLRNLSSFGSNLQTSFYTLEISFSILISITGLALFLVYLNARVQVSQKRSDRIKLRRKMQMMNLDIDLWLSRNYLSGHNKELKKLIMKNV